The following is a genomic window from Aythya fuligula isolate bAytFul2 chromosome 7, bAytFul2.pri, whole genome shotgun sequence.
ctcGTGGAGGGGGGCAGCCCTCGCCCTgcctccccgctgcctccccaccACCTCTCCTCGCCGCTTACCGCAGTCAGGGCGGCCGCGGGCGCGGGTGCCGCTCAGCTCGGTGCCGTGCTGCTGGTCCACGCACCAGCACTCCCCGCCACCCGGCGCGCACTGCGCCCGCCGGTAGTACCCGTCCTCGTCGCAGCTGGGGACGAAGGCGCCTGCGGGAAGCCAGGAACCcccccccgccgcgccccgaAACACGTGCAGTGCAGGAACAGCCCCGCCACGGAGCCTCCGCCGCAAAgttgggggttttgggggtctCAGAGGTTCCCCCCCGACTCACCCGGTGCCTTTTGGGCGGCTTCTTGcacctgcagcctctccagctCCCGCAGGCACGGCGGCTCTGCGGCAGCACCGCGCCATCAGGAGCACATCTCCCCCCAAACCTCACGGCGTGCACCCCCCAGACCCCGCAGCACATCCCCCGCACGCACTTTCCCTCCAGAAGCAGAAGCACCACTCGGCGGCGGAGACGCGGCCGTCCCGGGAGGCGTCGCAGGAGTTGAAGAAGGCGCGCACGCACACCTCGTACTTGTCCAGGTTGATGGCCGCCAGCTCGGGCTGCTCCAGGAACCGGTCCCCGCTGGTGTCCAGCCGCCCGAACATCCACCCCACCGCCTCCTTGCAGCCGGCCGCCAGCGCTGGGGGGGCGAGGACGCGGCCCCGTGGCTCACCCGGCCCCGTGGGGACTCGGGGGGGAGCCGGGGAAGGGGGCGCACAGCGGCGGGACGCACCGGTGCCGGGGGGCCCGCTGCCGGACCCGTTGTGCTTGGCGTTCTCCCGCAGCAGCTGGAACCAGTCGCGCAGCCGCTCGCCCAGGTCGGCCAGGTCCTGCCCCGTGCACAGCTCTGCGGGCACCGAATGTGGGTGTGGGGGGGATTTTAGGGGGTGCTGCAgtgtttttggggggggcacCCCCGTTCCGAACCCGTGGTCACCCCCAAAACACTCACCCTGCTTGCTGTCAgcgggggccgggcaggggcaCTGCCCCTCACACCGTGCCGTCAGCTGCTTGCCGGCCAGGCACgcctgctgctccagcttgcACTGCGAGgcgtggggagggagggaggggggggcacaCCGCAATAATTACAGGGGTCACGCggcacgcccccccccccaaaaaaaaacaccgcCACCACGCTCACCGCCGAGCTGTACGTGTGGCCGTCGGAGCCGCAGACGGGCGCCAGCGGGGCGGCGTGGCAGGGCTTGCAGCCCCCGCGCTGCTTGATCCTGCAAAGGCAGCGGGCGCTCAGGAAGCCCCCCCAAAAACAataaagccccccccccccccccccaaaaaaaaacaacacaataacgccccccccagccccgtacCTGTGCTCCAGCTTCTTGCGGCTGATGCACATGGCGCGCTGGTAGCCCTGCGCCACGCACACCTTGTGCCGGCTGCATTTCACCTTCTGGCACGGGTCCTTGGTGGTGTCCAGCGCTGCGGGGTGTGGGGGGGCACGGGGTTTTGGGGAGCAAAAAGCCGCGTTTGGGTGCTGTGTccgtcccctctcccccccaaaataaaagcagggcaggctgctaCCTTCATCCGTGGGCTGCCCGtcctcccagctcctgatgTAGTCATCCTGCGGGGCACAGGGGGGGCAGCTGCCGGGGGGCCCCCCCCTGCGCCCACGGAGCCCCCCAGGGTGCTGCGGGGGGGTGCGAGCCGCGTCCCCGGCCCGGCAGGAGGAGCAGGTGCATCGCACGCGGGCACTGCGAGCAGCCCTGCGCCGCACGGGGACACTGCGCGCGCACGCAGGTGCTGCACGCCCCTCTGCCTTGCACGCGGGCGTTGCACACACGCATGCACTGCACATGCCCGGGCGCTGCGTGCAGACGGAGGCACTGCACACCCATGCACGGCGTGCACACTGCACACGGGCACGCAGCGGGTGCTTGCACCCTCATGCACCGCACAGGCACGCGCTGCACACCCCCGTGCaccgcacacacacacacagcccatTCATTGCACACCCCTGTGCATTGCACACACGCATCCCCGTGCGCTGCACATCCCGCTGCATTGCACAGGCACATCCTCATGCACTGCACACCCCCGTGCGTTGCACACCCCTGCCCGCTGCACACGCACATCCCCGTGCATCGCCGCCCGTGGTGCATTGCACATCCCCGTGCGTTTCCCCCCCCTCTGCATTGCACACGAGCATCCTGCTGCACCGAACCTCCCGGCGCACCGCACGTCCTTGTGCATCGCACACCCCCACTCTCCGCACACCCCCGTGCATCGCACACCCCCGTGCATTGCACACAAACACCCTGCTGCATCGCACACCCCGGTGCACCGCACACCCCCATTCCTTGCTCGTCCCCGTTCCTTGCACACCCCCACCCGTCGCACACCCCacgccccccctccccgctctcACCTCCACCTCCTGCGCTCCGGGCGGCAGCGGCATTGCAGAGGGGGAGAGGCCGGAGGCTGGGGGTGAGCCgggcgccccgcagccccccgccgccccccggccccccgcggCTCACTCACGTCTCGGAAGCGGTTCCAGTGCCGGATGCGGCCGCCGTACTGCGCGATGGAGGACAGCCACTGCTCGTCCTCCAAGAAGTTCCCTGCCGGGGCGCTGCccgtgccggtgccggtgccggtgccggtgttggtgccggtgccggtgctggTGGCGGtgccgggcagcagcagcagcagcagcagcagcggcagccccCGCAGCGCGCCGCAGCCCCGCATCCTGCCGCAGCGCCGCCGGGAGCCGAGCGGGGCCGAGCGGGGCCGAGCGCAGCCGAAGGGAGGCGAGGGGCGGCGAGAGGAGCCGAGAGGAGCCGAGAGGAGCCGAGCGCGGCCGggaggggccgggcggggggcgaggggcggCGCCTGCACCTGCGCCGCTGGGGGGGGGCGAGGCCTGCGGCCGCCTCAGGCGCCCAGCACCAGCCCTCAGAccccaaaggcagcagagcaCCAGAGCCCAACGCGCCACAGCCCAAAAACCAAGCTCCCGGCACACCAGAGCCCCCAGGTCCCAATGCACCAGACCCCAATGCGCCAGCCCTCAAGACCCCAAGACACCAGAGCCACGCACAGCAGACCTCAAGTCCCCAACACACCAAACCCAaccaaacccaacccaaaaGCACCAGACCCCAACGTGACAGACTCCAAAATACCAGACCCCAAGACCTCAGGACACTATACTCCAGGACACCAGGACAGCAGCCTTCAGACCCCAAGGCACCACACCCCAACACACCAGACCCCAAGACACCAAATCCCAAAACACCAGCCCTCAGACCCCAAAACACTAGACCCCAACACACCAAACCCCAACGCACCAGACCCCAAGACCTCATGACACCATATGGCAGGACACCAGCCTTCAGACCCCAAGGCACCATGCCCCAACACACCAGACCCCAGCACACCAGACCCCAAACCCCAATTCCCAAAGATACCAGACCCCAACACAGCAGACCCCAAGACCCCACATCCCCAACCACcacccagctctcctgccttcAGCGCTTTCCCGCTCACAGCTGGAAGTTTGATTACAGAAACCATCAAGCAAGCGGAGACAAAGGCTTTGCCTTTGAAgggaattaatttatttggagATCGACATCACACAGGCGCTGCTGGAGCTCCGAGCAGCGCCTGACCCCGATACCGCGCTCCGGGGAGCTCTCCTGGATCGTGCACGCTTACGCAAAGCGCGGCCTTCCTCCTCTGAAACAGGCGACAGCAGGGAGGTGCCACCCAAAGCCagtttttccagctgttttcttggaaaacaaacCCATCTGGAGTTCCTGGGTTCCTGTCCAAACTCCTCGCCCTATAAAATGTGGTGGTGGTGCCCAGGGCGGCCGTGCTCCTGCTCAGCAGAAGTTGAGCTGCCCCGACGTCGCGTAGTAGCCGGAGGCGTCCGTGGAGAACCTCTGGGAGAGCCGAACCGCGTCCAGCTGCACCTCGCCGAAGTAGAAGTGCTCGaagagctggaggagaggagaaaaaaaaaacgtttcAGGAGCTCTGAGAGCAAcgagctgctcctgcagaacGCCTCTCCTCGCAGGCTTCCCTTCAACAAAACCACTCTCAAAGATTTCCAGCCCTGGGGACCACGTTTAGCCTTTAACGTGATCAGCGTACGGCACGA
Proteins encoded in this region:
- the SPOCK2 gene encoding testican-2; translated protein: MRGCGALRGLPLLLLLLLLPGTATSTGTGTNTGTGTGTGTGSAPAGNFLEDEQWLSSIAQYGGRIRHWNRFRDEVEDDYIRSWEDGQPTDEALDTTKDPCQKVKCSRHKVCVAQGYQRAMCISRKKLEHRIKQRGGCKPCHAAPLAPVCGSDGHTYSSACKLEQQACLAGKQLTARCEGQCPCPAPADSKQELCTGQDLADLGERLRDWFQLLRENAKHNGSGSGPPGTALAAGCKEAVGWMFGRLDTSGDRFLEQPELAAINLDKYEVCVRAFFNSCDASRDGRVSAAEWCFCFWREKPPCLRELERLQVQEAAQKAPGAFVPSCDEDGYYRRAQCAPGGGECWCVDQQHGTELSGTRARGRPDCEDTTGFSGDFGSSVGWEDEEEKEPEEAGEEAEEEEAEAGEGDDGGYIW